In Gossypium raimondii isolate GPD5lz chromosome 12, ASM2569854v1, whole genome shotgun sequence, a single window of DNA contains:
- the LOC105764817 gene encoding bidirectional sugar transporter SWEET10, producing MALHLSWVFVFGILGNAVSFMVSLAPLPTFYQIYKKKTSEGFQSIPYVVSLFSAMLWIYYALLKKDAIFLITINTFCVFIQTFYIVTYFYYGPKKEKIVTVKLMLLFNVFGFGVIFLATYFLKNPSLRLLILGYICMAFALAVFVAPLAIVRKVIKTKSVEYMPFTLSVFLTLGAVMWFFYGLCLKDMNVAVPNILGFIFGVLQMILYAVYKNHPKKTVEESDPKLQLSDHPVVVVDVAKLGSDVNAVIPNSTKSNNGGRTEGNAFNKV from the exons ATGGCTCTTCACTTGTCttgggtttttgtttttggtattctag GCAACGCTGTTTCATTCATGGTTTCCTTGGCTCCACT GCCAACATTTTACCAAATATACAAGAAGAAAACATCGGAAGGTTTCCAGTCGATTCCCTACGTGGTTTCGCTCTTCAGTGCGATGCTTTGGATTTACTATGCACTGCttaagaaagatgccattttcCTCATTACCATCAACACTTTCTGCGTTTTCATTCAAACTTTTTACATTGTTACTTACTTTTACTACGGcccaaagaaagaaaag ATCGTCACAGTGAAGCTTATGCTTCTCTTCAACGTTTTCGGGTTCGGAGTTATCTTTCTCGCAACTTACTTCCTAAAAAACCCTTCCCTTCGTCTCCTGATTTTGGGTTACATTTGCATGGCATTCGCTTTGGCTGTGTTCGTCGCACCTCTCGCCATTGTG agaAAAGTCATAAAAACGAAGAGCGTTGAGTACATGCCATTTACTTTATCAGTGTTCCTCACTTTAGGAGCTGTGATGTGGTTCTTCTATGGCCTTTGTTTAAAAGATATGAATGTCGCC GTTCCAAACATCCTCGGATTCATCTTTGGAGTACTTCAAATGATACTTTATGCCGTTTACAAGAACCATCCCAAGAAAACAGTGGAAGAATCAGATCCCAAGCTTCAATTATCGGACCACCCAGTCGTCGTCGTTGATGTTGCCAAGCTTGGCTCGGATGTAAACGCCGTCATTCCTAACTCAACCAAATCTAACAACGGCGGAAGAACTGAAGGGAATGCTTTcaacaaagtttaa
- the LOC105762513 gene encoding bidirectional sugar transporter SWEET12 — MGVFSADNPWVFISGLLGNISSFVVFLAPLPTFIRICKKKSTEGFQSIPYVVSLFSAMLWIYYAFVKSGAFLLITINSFGCVVETIYIAIYIAYASKQSKISTLRMLILLDGVVFFSILLLIQFLTKGSNRVEFLGWICVVFATSVFAAPLSIMRQVIITKSVEFMPFHLSLMLTFSAIAWLLYGIFLKDLHIAIPNVLGLVFGLLQMVLYAIYRNYKTVVVEEVKLPEHTIDVGAVTTSEVEEISSSEPEIHDDDHQMIGMSCKLQNQYHDHDQREPKILELPNSNQMLGTCQA, encoded by the exons ATGGGCGTGTTTTCAGCTGATAATCCATGGGTTTTTATCTCTGGTCTCCTAG GTAACATTTCCTCCTTCGTGGTTTTCCTAGCTCCATT ACCAACTTTTATCCGAATTTGTAAGAAGAAATCAACAGAGGGTTTCCAATCCATTCCATACGTGGTTTCTCTCTTCAGTGCCATGCTTTGGATTTACTATGCCTTTGTCAAATCTGGAGCTTTCCTTCTCATCACCATTAACTCCTTCGGTTGTGTCGTGGAGACCATTTACATTGCTATCTATATCGCTTATGCATCAAAGCAATccaag ATATCTACGTTGAGGATGCTTATATTGCTGGACGGTGTAGTATTTTTTTCGATTCTTCTTCTCATCCAGTTCTTAACCAAAGGatcgaatcgagttgaatttcTTGGATGGATCTGTGTAGTATTTGCTACAAGTGTGTTCGCCGCACCTCTAAGCATCATG AGGCAAGTTATAATTACAAAAAGCGTGGAGTTTATGCCATTTCATTTATCATTGATGCTCACCTTTAGTGCTATCGCCTGGCTTTTATATGGCATATTTCTTAAGGATTTACATATTGCG ATCCCAAATGTTCTGGGGTTGGTGTTCGGGTTGCTTCAGATGGTGCTGTATGCAATATACAGGAACTACAAGACGGTGGTAGTGGAGGAGGTTAAGTTACCAGAGCATACAATCGATGTGGGTGCGGTTACCACTTCTGAAGTTGAGGAAATTAGTTCATCAGAGCCGGAAATCCATGATGATGATCATCAAATGATTGGAATGAGCTGTAAATTACAAAACCAATATCATGATCATGATCAAAGGGAACCCAAAATCTTGGAGTTGCCCAATTCAAACCAGATGCTGGGAACATGTCAAGCTTGA